One window from the genome of Marinobacter sp. es.048 encodes:
- a CDS encoding antiporter codes for MAKTNADIEHWDVENEEFWEREGKRIASRNLWISIPSLLIGFAVWLMWGMITTQMKNLGFPFTIDQLFTLSAIAGLSGATLRIPASFMIKIAGGRNTVFLTTALLMIPAAGTGIALMNPDTPFIVFQALALLSGIGGGNFACSMSNISTFYPKSKQGYGLGMNAGLGNFGVTTMQVVIPLVMTVGIFGALAGDPMQLQSPSGTLIGRIDAGTDTWIQNAGFIWLVFLIPLAFTGWFGMNNLKVVTPNPGNPLSAFGKILGLYGVGLLASIAGVWALSVLNMWLALPLTIVLTLILLRLIPGDIKPNIQNQFAIFSNKHTWSMTVLYILTFGSFIGFSAALPLSISVIFGNMMEVAADGTVTRVVNPDAPSALTWAWMGPFVGALIRPVGGWISDKVGGSIVTQIISVVMVAASVATGYVMMLAYNSTDPNTYFAPFLILFIIMFAASGIGNGSTFRSIGFIFNQQQKGPVLGWTSAVAAYGAFIAPRVMGQEIQAGTPEVAMYGFAVFYALCLVVNWWFYLRKNAYIKNP; via the coding sequence ATGGCCAAAACCAATGCCGACATCGAACACTGGGATGTCGAAAACGAAGAATTCTGGGAGCGGGAAGGTAAGCGCATCGCCTCCCGCAACCTGTGGATATCCATCCCCAGCCTGCTGATAGGCTTCGCCGTCTGGCTGATGTGGGGAATGATTACCACCCAGATGAAAAACCTGGGGTTCCCATTCACCATTGACCAGCTGTTTACTCTGTCTGCGATTGCCGGCCTGTCCGGGGCCACTCTCAGGATCCCGGCCTCCTTCATGATCAAGATTGCCGGCGGGCGAAACACGGTGTTCCTGACCACCGCACTGCTGATGATTCCGGCTGCCGGCACCGGCATCGCACTGATGAATCCGGACACACCGTTTATCGTGTTCCAGGCCTTGGCACTGCTCTCCGGTATCGGTGGCGGTAACTTTGCCTGCTCCATGAGCAACATCAGCACCTTCTACCCGAAAAGCAAACAGGGCTACGGTCTCGGCATGAACGCCGGCCTTGGCAACTTCGGCGTCACTACCATGCAGGTGGTCATTCCACTGGTAATGACCGTGGGCATCTTCGGCGCCCTCGCCGGTGACCCGATGCAGCTGCAGAGCCCGAGCGGCACGCTGATTGGTCGTATTGATGCAGGCACCGATACCTGGATCCAGAACGCCGGCTTTATCTGGCTGGTATTCCTGATTCCGCTGGCGTTTACCGGCTGGTTTGGTATGAACAACCTGAAAGTGGTTACCCCGAATCCCGGCAACCCACTCTCAGCCTTTGGCAAGATCCTCGGACTCTATGGTGTAGGCCTCCTTGCCTCTATCGCAGGCGTCTGGGCTCTCAGCGTCCTGAACATGTGGCTGGCCCTACCCCTGACCATTGTGCTTACGCTGATTCTCCTGCGATTGATCCCTGGCGACATCAAGCCGAACATTCAGAACCAGTTTGCCATTTTCAGCAACAAGCACACCTGGTCCATGACGGTACTTTACATCCTGACCTTTGGCTCATTCATCGGTTTCTCCGCCGCCCTACCGCTGTCCATCAGCGTCATCTTCGGCAACATGATGGAGGTGGCTGCCGACGGCACCGTAACCCGTGTGGTAAACCCTGATGCACCAAGCGCGCTGACCTGGGCCTGGATGGGACCGTTTGTGGGCGCACTGATTCGCCCCGTGGGCGGCTGGATTTCCGACAAGGTTGGTGGCTCTATCGTTACCCAGATCATCTCGGTGGTGATGGTTGCCGCCTCCGTGGCCACCGGCTATGTGATGATGCTGGCGTACAATTCCACCGATCCGAACACTTACTTTGCGCCCTTCCTGATCCTGTTCATCATCATGTTTGCGGCCAGTGGTATCGGTAACGGCTCCACCTTCCGCAGCATCGGCTTCATCTTCAACCAGCAGCAGAAAGGCCCGGTTCTGGGCTGGACCTCTGCGGTTGCCGCCTACGGTGCTTTCATTGCGCCACGGGTGATGGGCCAGGAGATCCAGGCCGGTACTCCGGAAGTGGCCATGTACGGGTTTGCGGTGTTCTACGCACTCTGCCTGGTGGTTAACTGGTGGTTCTACCTGCGCAAGAATGCGTACATAAAAAATCCCTGA
- a CDS encoding AEC family transporter produces the protein MAAALALFSKLIPLYVTVALGWVAGRYLEASGRHIAGIMLYIVTPSVVFSGVMAAPLSPEVILLPFIVFGISSVLGIVQLKLAKKILTDGSANIIPLCVGSGNTGYFGVPVALLLFGEEGLGLYIVCMLGTTLFENSVGFYLAARGRYSIKNALWRVLKLPSVYAFLAAVGLNLVGVGIPDIFVPLFDNLRGAYSILGMMIIGMSITSFRGLAGNVRFTALAFFGKFVIWPLVAIVFWWVDSTLLGIYEPVVHKAMFLISITPIAANTVVIATLLDTSPRQAAGTVLLTTLFALAFIPVMISLAF, from the coding sequence ATGGCTGCAGCCCTTGCCCTTTTCTCCAAGCTTATTCCGCTCTATGTGACGGTCGCCCTGGGCTGGGTCGCTGGTCGCTATCTTGAGGCCAGTGGGCGTCATATCGCCGGCATCATGCTCTATATCGTTACACCGTCGGTGGTGTTTTCGGGGGTTATGGCAGCGCCGTTGTCGCCGGAAGTCATCCTGTTGCCGTTTATTGTTTTTGGAATCTCATCTGTTCTGGGGATCGTGCAGCTAAAACTGGCAAAGAAAATTCTCACCGATGGTAGCGCCAACATCATTCCCCTCTGTGTAGGCTCCGGGAATACCGGTTACTTCGGCGTTCCGGTGGCACTCTTGCTGTTCGGGGAAGAGGGGCTGGGCCTTTACATCGTGTGCATGCTGGGCACCACGCTGTTTGAAAATTCCGTGGGTTTTTATCTTGCCGCGAGGGGGCGTTACAGTATCAAGAATGCACTCTGGCGGGTACTTAAGCTTCCCTCCGTGTACGCCTTTCTGGCGGCAGTGGGCCTGAATCTGGTGGGGGTCGGAATTCCGGATATATTCGTGCCGCTGTTTGATAACCTGCGGGGGGCTTACAGCATTCTGGGAATGATGATCATCGGTATGAGCATCACCAGCTTTCGCGGGTTGGCAGGCAACGTTCGTTTTACGGCGTTGGCGTTTTTCGGGAAGTTCGTGATCTGGCCTCTGGTGGCTATTGTGTTCTGGTGGGTCGATTCAACGCTTCTCGGTATTTATGAGCCGGTAGTGCACAAAGCCATGTTCCTGATTTCAATCACGCCGATTGCCGCCAATACCGTGGTCATCGCCACCTTGCTGGATACCTCGCCAAGGCAGGCGGCGGGTACGGTGCTGCTCACCACCCTGTTTGCTCTGGCGTTTATCCCGGTGATGATTTCCCTGGCGTTTTAA
- the trhA gene encoding PAQR family membrane homeostasis protein TrhA, translating to MTYQEDHSVTATPYPAPNIHHRIEEWLNSATHGLGAILSVIGTAALIVGASQSGDAWKIVSFSIFGASLILLYLASALYHGARRPELKRAFKTLDHCAIFLLIAGTYTPFLLVNMRGTVGWTLFAVIWSLAITGVVLKVIFKNRFKLARVGIYVAMGWLITFASSDLVANLSETALNLTIAGGIVYTAGVAFYLADRIPYMHAIWHLFVIGGSACHFSAIYYGVLPHVA from the coding sequence ATGACATATCAGGAAGACCATTCAGTGACAGCAACTCCATACCCCGCACCAAATATCCATCACCGCATTGAGGAGTGGCTGAACAGCGCCACCCACGGGCTCGGCGCAATATTGAGCGTTATCGGCACGGCAGCGTTGATCGTGGGCGCCAGCCAATCCGGGGATGCCTGGAAGATTGTCAGTTTCAGTATTTTCGGCGCGTCACTGATTCTGCTCTACCTGGCTTCGGCCCTGTATCACGGTGCCCGGCGTCCAGAACTGAAAAGGGCCTTCAAAACCCTTGATCATTGCGCCATTTTTCTACTGATTGCCGGTACCTATACGCCGTTTCTGCTTGTGAACATGCGCGGCACCGTGGGCTGGACACTGTTCGCGGTGATCTGGTCACTGGCGATCACCGGCGTGGTGCTCAAGGTTATTTTCAAGAACCGGTTCAAGCTTGCGAGGGTTGGCATCTATGTGGCAATGGGCTGGCTAATCACGTTCGCCTCATCCGATCTGGTGGCCAACCTGAGTGAGACAGCCCTGAATCTGACCATTGCCGGCGGCATTGTGTACACCGCCGGTGTTGCCTTCTATCTGGCCGACCGCATACCGTATATGCATGCAATCTGGCACTTGTTCGTGATCGGCGGCAGCGCCTGCCATTTCAGTGCCATCTACTATGGTGTTCTGCCTCACGTCGCCTGA
- a CDS encoding Crp/Fnr family transcriptional regulator produces the protein MNSIFRPDVSSAPCMLGENNPEIIQQDAAPESAALLNGLSRVFGIRLAGHENDPDARFLADLARLFHLCRVDSETALEKHDRPWANVYLVQYGILRLFREAPSGKVAVHHFFSEGDMVWPVFGRSRTVRNTLCLTSVTPVTAWVADFAAFRSAIQSHGEGLWPQFALALTEEIAELTSMREFRKHTMPARERYILLLEEYPELVKRVPDNQLASWLGVVPATFSRLKTATAKSRP, from the coding sequence ATGAACAGCATCTTCAGGCCAGACGTTTCCTCCGCCCCGTGCATGTTGGGAGAAAACAACCCGGAGATTATCCAGCAGGATGCGGCGCCGGAGTCGGCGGCCCTGCTGAATGGTCTCAGCCGGGTTTTCGGTATTCGTCTGGCAGGGCATGAAAATGATCCGGACGCACGGTTTCTGGCAGACCTCGCCCGCCTTTTTCATCTTTGTCGGGTTGACTCCGAAACCGCGCTGGAAAAACACGACAGACCCTGGGCAAACGTTTATCTGGTTCAGTACGGCATACTTCGACTGTTCCGGGAAGCACCCAGCGGCAAGGTGGCCGTGCACCACTTCTTTTCCGAGGGCGATATGGTCTGGCCAGTTTTTGGCCGTAGCCGGACCGTACGAAACACCCTTTGCCTGACCTCAGTAACGCCGGTAACCGCCTGGGTTGCTGACTTCGCTGCGTTCCGGTCCGCGATCCAGTCTCACGGTGAAGGGCTCTGGCCGCAGTTTGCACTTGCCCTGACGGAAGAAATTGCTGAGCTGACCAGCATGAGAGAATTCCGCAAGCACACTATGCCGGCACGAGAACGTTACATCTTATTGCTTGAAGAATACCCGGAGCTGGTAAAACGGGTGCCGGATAACCAACTGGCATCATGGCTCGGTGTTGTGCCAGCGACCTTCTCCCGTCTGAAAACCGCGACTGCGAAGAGCCGGCCCTGA
- the wrbA gene encoding NAD(P)H:quinone oxidoreductase, translated as MAKVLVLYYSMYGHIETMANTIAEGAKDIDGAEVTIKRVPETMADQAFLSAGGKAEQEAPVADPSELADYDAIIFGTPTRFGNMAGQMRNFLDQTGKLWFEGKLHGKVASVFTSTGTGGGQEHTISSFWTTLAHHGMVIVPLGYGIPEFFDISEMNGGTPYGASTIAGGDGSRQPSEKEMAIARFQGKHVAELAVKLHG; from the coding sequence ATGGCAAAAGTACTCGTTCTTTATTATTCGATGTACGGCCATATTGAAACGATGGCGAATACGATTGCAGAAGGCGCCAAGGATATCGACGGGGCTGAGGTCACGATCAAGCGGGTGCCGGAAACCATGGCAGATCAGGCATTCCTGAGTGCTGGTGGCAAAGCGGAGCAGGAGGCTCCTGTTGCTGACCCGTCAGAGCTGGCCGATTACGATGCAATTATCTTCGGCACACCGACCCGGTTCGGGAACATGGCTGGCCAGATGCGTAACTTTCTTGATCAAACAGGGAAACTTTGGTTTGAAGGCAAACTTCACGGCAAGGTTGCGAGCGTGTTCACCTCCACCGGCACTGGTGGCGGTCAGGAACATACCATCAGTTCATTCTGGACCACCCTGGCCCACCACGGCATGGTGATTGTGCCCTTGGGCTATGGCATTCCTGAGTTTTTCGATATTTCTGAAATGAACGGTGGGACACCATACGGTGCCTCGACAATCGCCGGTGGTGATGGTTCACGCCAGCCCAGCGAGAAGGAAATGGCCATTGCCCGCTTCCAGGGCAAGCACGTTGCTGAACTGGCAGTCAAACTGCACGGATGA